A segment of the Zonotrichia leucophrys gambelii isolate GWCS_2022_RI unplaced genomic scaffold, RI_Zleu_2.0 Scaffold_1001_17808, whole genome shotgun sequence genome:
cgaCCCCCTTTGTACCCCAAAGACCCCAAAATCGCAACCCCTGAgcgatttttccccaaaaatttggcgatttttggggtggaattgtGAGGGAGGGTCCCCAAATTCTcggaggggaccccaaaattcgggtgggggtccccaaaatccccccgaCCCCCTTTGTCCCCCCCTCTTTGTACCCCAAAGACCCCAAAATCGCAACCCCTGAgcgatttttccccaaaaatttggCGATTTTCGGGGTGGAATTGTGAGGGAGGgtccccaaaattttgggaggGTCCTCgaaatttggggtgggggtccccaaaatccccccgaCCCCCTTTGTCCCCCTCTTTGTACCCCAAAGACCCCAAAATCGCAACCCCTGAGcgatttttcccccctaaaattTGGCGATTTTGGGGTTCTTGGCGGGAAatttggggcgattttggggtggaattgtGAGGGAGGGTCCCCAAAATTCGGGcgggggtccccaaaatccccccgaCCCCCTCTTTGTACCCCAAAAGTTCTTTAGGGCAGCCCCTGAGcgatttttcccccctaaaattTGGCGATTTTGGGGTTcatggggggaaatttggggcgattttggggtgaaatttgaggaggttttgggggatttttgggccaATTtcgggaaattttggggggatttttgggggaatttttggggcaatttcgggaaattttggggggatttttgggggaatttttggggcaatttcgGGAaattttggggcgatttttggggggatttttggggcaatttcgggaaattttggggataattttggggggatttgtgAGAGTTTAAATAAGTGTAAATATCTATAGACGTACGTATAAATCAATATTTATGAATCTGTATTTCGAAGCCAATAACAGAATCCAATAGCTAAAAATCAATAAGCAATCGATAACCATCGATCCCAGGCCAGCTGGGCACGGTGCAGTTGGTGCTGATACACACATagaaatgaaagtaaaataaaaaataaaaatataaatataaatataagtataaatataaatataaatataaatatgaatatgaatataaatataaatataaatataaatataaatataaatataaatataaatataaatataaatataaatataaatataaatataaacatacaCATAAACATTAACATtgacataaatataaatataaattatgaatataaatataagtAAAGTGTAagagtaaatataaatataaatatataaatatataaatatataattataaatataaatataaatataaatataaatataaatacaaatataaatataaatataaatataaatataaatatattcacaTTTCTAACCCAATAACGATCACTAAGAGCTGCTAATCGATAACCGATCGATAACCAATCGATAACCAATCGATCACTATCGATCCCAGGCCAGCTGTGCACGGTGCAGTTGGTGCTGAtacacaaatataaatataaatataaatataaatataaatataaatatgaatatatgtaaatataaatataaatataaatataaatataaatgtaaatgtaaatgtaaatgtaaatgtaaatataaatgtaaatacaaatataatgtaaatataaatgtcTATAAGTAAATAtagtataaaatataaataagtaTAAATACAAATCTATTCACATTTCTAACCCAATAACGATCACTAAGACCTGCTAATCGATAACCGATCGATAACCAATCGATAACCGATCGATCACCATCGATCGCAGGCCAGCTGTGCGCAGCGCTGTTCATGCTGATACACacatataaatgtaaatataaatataaatataaatataaattaaatgtaaatataaatgtaagtgtaaatataatgtaatataaatataaattaatgaGTATAAtaagatataaatataaatataattataaataaatataatatattcaCATTTCTAACCCAATAACGATCACTAAGAGCTGCTAATCGATAACCGATTGATAACCAATCGATAACCGATCGATCACCATCGATTGCAGGCcagctgggcacactgctgTTCGTGCTGATACACACATATAcgtgtaaatataaatataaatataaatataaaatatgaatataaatataaatacaaatatgaatacaaatataaatacaatTATAAATACAAATCTATTCACATTTCTAACCCAATAAAGGTACTAAACTGCAACGATACCGATCGAAACAATCGATAATCATCGATCACCATCGATCGCAGGCCAGCTGTGCGCGGCGCTGTTCATGCTGATATTTACACATGCATACATATAcccacataaatatttatatctcGGTGTTCCTAACCCAATAACCATAACTAATAGCTGCCAATCGATAACCAATCGATCACTATCGATCCGCAGGCCAGCTGTGCACGCTGCTGTTCGTGCTGGCGCTCCGCGGCCCGCTCTGGCTGCCGGCGCTGCTCtatgggctgtggctgctggcgGACCGCGACACGCCCCGCCGCGGGGGGCGCCCTAGCGCCTGGGTCCGCTCCTGGCCCGTCTGGAACCACTTCCGGGACTACTTCCCCATCTCGGTgatcctgaggggaaaatggcggGAAACGGGTTTTGGGGACattctgaggggattttgttGGGTCCCTGTGGATTttaggggggtttggggttcctgaggggattttggggagttttcGGGGATTTAGGGAGTTCGGGTCTCTGGGCGCGCCTGGACCTCTGAAACACTTCCGGGACTACTTCCCCATCTCGGTgatcctgaggggaaaatggcgggaaatggggtttggggggatttctgagggattttggggttttttgagtcGTGGATtttatggggtttggggttcctgagggggattttggggttcttggTGAGTTCAGGGGTCACTGAGACGCGCCTGGCCCGTCTGGAACCACTTCCGGGACTACTTCCCCATCTCGGTgatcctgaggggaaaatggcgggaaatggggttttgggggatttctgaggggttttgggtgggattttgagGGTTTCAGGTCTCTAAAtggagttttgggggattttgggggtccctgggtggggtttgggggtctctggagGACCGGGACACGCCTGGGTGCGCACCTGGCCTGTCTGGAACCACTTCCGGGACTACTTCCCCATCTCGGTgatcctgaggggaaaatggcggGAAACGGGATTTAGGGGGGATTtgtgaggggattttggggttttttgggtcccatgtggattttagggggtttggggttcctgagggggatttgggaggttGGGGTTAGGAGTTCGGGGGTCTCTGGAGCGCGCCTGGCTCGTCTGGAACCACTTCCGGGACTACTTCCCCATCTCGGTgatcctgaggggaaaatggcggGAAacggggtttggggggatttctgaggggattttgggtttctgaggggattttgagaattttgggggattttgggtctctaatggatttttatgggattttgggggtccctggatggggtttgggggtctctggagGACGGCAGCCTGGGTGCGCTCCTGGCTCGTCTGGAACCACTTCCGGGACTACTTCCCCACTCGGTGATCCTCGGGGAAAATGGCgggaaatggggtttggggcatTCGGgtttctgaggggattttgggggtttttgggtgggattttggattttgagggatttggggtcctaATGagttttaggggattttgggttCCGAGTGGTTTGGGGTTCTGGAGGACGTGCCTGGTGCGTCCTGGCCCGTCTGGAACCACTTCAGGCACTACTTCCCCATCTCGGTgatcctgaggggaaaatggcgggaaatggggtttgggggggatttgtgaggggattttgggggttttgtgggtcccaatgtggattttaggggggtttggggttcctgagggggattttgggggagttttggggggatttagggAGCCTGGCCCGTCTGGAACCACTTCAGGCACTACTTCCCCATCTCGGTgatcctgaggggaaaatggcgggaaatgggatttgggggggatttctgaggggattttgggggttttgatgGGTtatggggattttagggggatttggggatttgaggGTTAGGGTCTCTAAAtggagttttgggggtcctggagggtttgggggtctctggagGACGCGCCTGGGTCGTGCTGCCTGTTGGAACCACTTCCGGGACTACTTCCCCATCTCGGTgatcctgaggggaaaatggcggGAAACggggttttgggggcatttCTGGGGgtttctgaggggattttgggggttttgtgagTCCAGGTGTGGATTttagaggggtttggggttcctgaggggaattttggggaagttttggggggatttagggAGCCTGGCCCGTCTGGAGCCACTTCCGGGACTACTTCCCCATCTCGGTgatcctgaggggaaaatggcgggaaatggggtttgggggatttctgAGGCGATTTGAgtttctgaggggattttgggtgggattttgagggatttAGGGTCTCTAAATGGAGTTTTAGGGTccctggatggggtttgggggtctctggagGACCGGGACGCCTGGGTGCGTGCCTGGCCTGTCTGGAACCACTTCCGGGACTACTTCCCCAACTCGGTgatcctgaggggaaaatggcggGAAacggggtttgggggggatttctgaggagattttgggggttttgggtccGGTGTGGATTTAGGGGGTTTGGGTTCCGAGAGGATTTTGGAgagttttgggggatttaggaGGTTCGGGGTCCTGGAGCGCTCCTGGCCTGTCTGGAACCACTTCCGGGACTACTTCCCCAACTCGGTgatcctgaggggaaaatggcgggaaatggggtttgggggggatttctgaggggattttgggggttttgtgggtcCCAGTGTGGATTttatgggggtttggggttcctgaggggattttgggggttttgggggatttaggaGCCTGGCCGTCTGGAACCACTTCGGACTACTTCCCCATCTCGGTgatcctgaggggaaaatggcggGAAacgggatttgggggggatttctgaggggattttgggggttttgtgggtcccaatgtggattttaggggggtttggggttcctgaggggagttttaaggggattttgggaggttttggggggattttgggaggttttggggtctctggatGACCGCCACCCGCCCTGCCTTCAGGGGGCGCCACTGCACCGTAAATggtcaaaacaaacaaaaccaccaaaaaaccaaacacccccccgaaattcaaaataaaactccCCAAGGACCGCTAAATGCCCCTCtaaatcccaaatattcccctAAAAATCgccaaaaattctcaaaaaaatccccccaaattctcaaaaacctccaaaaaaaaccGCAAAATTTCCCCAGAAAACgctgaataaattaaaataaatccgATTTTCGCAGCTGATCCGCACGGTGCCGCTGGACCCCGGGCGCAATTACGTGTTCGGGTTCCACCCTCACGGGGTTTTGGCCGCCGGAGCCTTCGGCAATTTCTGCACCGAGGCCACCGGGTTTGGGCGCCTCTTCCCGGGGCTGCAGCCGCGGCTGCTGACGCTGCCCTGCTGGTTCCGCCTGCCGTTCTTCCGGGACTATGCCATGGCCGGCGGTGAGGAAGGGTTAAATTTGCATAAATTTgcataaatttaaataaatttgcatATCCTAAAAGTTCAGTTTGATAGAAAAATGtcctgggggctttggggtgacgCTGCCCTGCTGGTTCCGCCTGCCGTTCTTCCGGGACTATGCCATGGCCGGCGGTGAGGAAGGGTTAAATTTGCATAAATTTGCATAAATTTGCATATTTCAATAGTTCAGTTAAATAGGAAATGtcctgggggctttggggtgatGCTGCCCTGCTGGTTCCGCCTGCCGTTCTTCCGGGACTATGCCATGGCCAGCGGTGAGAAAGGGTTAAATTTGCATAAATTTGCATAAATTTAAATATCCTAAAAGTTCAGTTAAATAGAAAATGTCCTGGGGGCTTTGGGCTGATGCTGCCCTGCTGGTTCCcaatgctgctctgcagggactaTGCCATGGCTGGCGGT
Coding sequences within it:
- the LOC135442074 gene encoding 2-acylglycerol O-acyltransferase 2-B-like → MALPEFAPLRLPLRRRLQTLAVLQWVCSFLLLGQLCTLLFVLALRGPLWLPALLYGLWLLADRDTPRRGGRPSAWVRSWPVWNHFRDYFPISLIRTVPLDPGRNYVFGFHPHGVLAAGAFGNFCTEATGFGRLFPGLQPRLLTLPCWFRLPFFRDYAMAGVQLNRKCPGGFGVMLPCWFRLPFFRDYAMAS